The Vibrio aerogenes nucleotide sequence AATATGAAACTGAAAAAATTGGTTTCCGGATTCATTTGTTTCACCGGACTTTTTGCTGTACCTGCACTTGCTTCAATTTCTGTCAATAATGTGAGTGTTGATAAACGTGTCGATTATCCATCTGAAAGTACTTTTAATATTGAGTTTGGTTTGTTTGGCTCTGAAATTTTTGTGCCGCCATCTGCTGTCGGTCTTTATCTGACTCAGGATGATGGAAAAAGTGTCATCAGCCTGGGCTCGGCAGCGGCAAAAATCAATTGTGGGAAAAGTGGTCTTGGAACCACACTCTGTAAACCTCAAAGCGGAACCCGAAAATTTACCGCGGATGTGAATATGCTGAGTGCACAAAATAAAAATGTGCTGGGTCATACCTGTACCCCGCTTGAATTTAAGGTATTAGCAAAATACAGCATTTCATCATCTTTAAGTTCTGGTGTAGTGAAAATTGGTCCGTCTAATCCTGTTGACTGGCTGGTTTCATCCGGAAGTCTGGTGCCGAATAAGGTGTCTGTTGGCGATAAAATGAAACTGAAAGTCACGGTCAGTACCGGTTGTTCACAAACCAGTGGCAGTGCGCCCAAACTGGCGTTGTATATGACAGATAAAAATTATAATGGGTTGTATTATTATGGTCAGTTTGCCGGTCAGCTCCCTAATCAAGCCAGCTACACCTTTACTGTGCCTGTCCCTCAGCTTGCTGACGGGACTTATTATATGGTCATGATTGTTGACCCGGATGGTATTGTGGATGAACTGAATGAAAAAAATAACGCGGTTGGATTTAAGTTTACGGTGAGCAGCAGTACCAGTCTGTCCAAAGAGAAAGCAACCGCAAGTGAAGTTGTGAATCTTGAAGATAATGCTTCATTCTCTGAAAACTTTGTCGAACCACAATTGCCTGTTACCCCGGCTCTGAAAGTGATTGATCCTGATGCACTTGAAACTGAAAGTCTGACGGAACAGGAATAAGTCAATATTCTGTATTTCATTTGTGCAAAGGCTGCCTTCCGGTGGCCTTTGTTGTTTCTGAAAGTTTGTGTTTGTGGACCGGACCGGGATGTATGTTGAGTAGGGCGTTTTGTCACCGGAAACAGATCTATTCAGGAAAGGTCCTCTGATATGCTGAGGGAAGGGTTTTAAATTTACGAATAGACGATAGGTTCGCTTCATGAAATAGTGAGGGAAATGATTCAGATAAGGTTTCTGTATGTCTCTCTCATCTTCTTTGAAGCCCGGATTGACGCGATGGTTTACCCGGAAATTATCCGGTCACCCCGGAGTACAGGTTTTACTGCTTTGTGGCCTGACAGCACTGGGCGGTTTTTTTCTGGCTCAGTTTATTCCGGCTCCGATGGCCTGGGCCGCCGGGCTGACTTTGTTTTGTCTGGTGTGCTGGGGAACAGGCCTGGTCCCTGAGTACTGGCCGGTTCTGGTGTTTTTTCTGATAGCCATTGTCTTTCACGTCGCAACTCCTGCTGTTGTACTGTCCGGATTCACATCATCTGTGTTCTGGTTGTTTTTTGGTGGCATGATTCTGGGCGCATCGATTCGTTATACCGGTCTGGATAAACGGGCAGCCGCGCTGATAAGCCGGGTGATTGGTCGCTCTTATGCCGGTATGATTGCGATGACGGTCGTATGTGGTTTTCTGCTGGCGTTTATCATTCCTTCGGCAATGGGCCGGGTGGTTTTGCTGCTGCCGATTGTGACCGGTCTGGCTGAACATCTGGGTTATTCGCGGGGCAGAAACGGTTGGCTGGGCTTTTTGCTGGCCGCTTTTTTTGGCACCATCTTACCGGGTTTTACTATCTTACCGGCCAATGCGCCCAATATGGTGTTAGCGGGCACGACTGAAACGCTCTATCACTATCATTTATCCTACTGGGATTATCTGAGAATTAACTTACCGGTTCTGGGGATCCTGAAATCGGCTGTGTTGATAGCCCTGATTTTATGGATGTTTCCTGATAAGGCGCCTGTTTTCAGCTCCCTGAAACAGACCCCACAGCAACCCTTGAGCAGCCCGGAAAAAAAACTGATAGTGATTATCAGCCTCTGCTTGCTGGGCTGGCTGAGTGATAGCCTGCACCATGTGTCTCCCGGCTGGATTGCACTGGCGGCGGCGGTGATTTGTCTGATGCCGGGGACGGCGCTGACTTCCCCGCGCTGTTTAAGTGAGGAGGTAAACTATGGTTCGCTGTTCTTTATTGCCGGGGTTCTCGGGCTGGGCGCGGTGATTTCTGCTTCCGGGCTTGGGCATGCGCTGGTGGAGAAGCTCAGTGATCTGATTGGCTTTTCTCCTGACCATGATCTCTATAATCTGGGGGCTTTGACCGGCGTGTCTACACTGATTGCGTTTGTTGCCAGCCCGCCGGGCGTTCCCATTGTGATGACGCCGGTTGCGGAAGGTTTCTCCGGGATGACCGGACTTTCATTGACTGCTGTGTTGATGACTCAGGTGATGGCCTTTTCCAATATCTTTTTGCCTTATCAGTCTCCGCCGATGCTGAGTGCTGTGCAGATGGCTAAAATACCATTAGGTGCTGCCAGTAAATTGTGTTTCACCCTCTTTGCTGTGACTCTGTTCATTTTGATTCCGCTGAATCTTGTCTGGTGGCACGTATCTGGCGTGATACATTAACGGTCTGCTCGATAACTGTCGGTGCGATTGTGATAAAGGAGACGACGATGGAAATTCATCAGCTGAAAACTTTCCTTGCTGTGGCACGGGAAGGCAGTATTACCCGTGCATCTGACCAGCTCTGCCTCAGCCAGCCTGCGGTGAGTGCTCATATTAAGGCAATTGAGGAGACGCTGGGGCTCACATTATTTGACAGGACGCCACAGGGCATGTGTCTGACTTCTGATGGTCGTATGATTCTGCCGCAGGTTGAGATGACGTTAAATGCACACCGGGAAATTTTTGAACAGGCAACCCGGATAAAAGGTCAGCTGAGTGGCAACTTCCGGTTGGGTATTGGATGTCAGACGGCACCGGAAATGCTGGGTGAATTACTGACCCGGCTGGCAGATCGTCATCCTGATATCACGGTTTCTCTGACTCACAGTAGTAGCGCTGATGTGATTCAGGCGGTACGCAATGAAACACTCGATGCCGGATTTTACAGTGAAGCCGGAGAATCCGATCCGGTCTTTGATACCACTGAAGTGGAGCGATTTGGTATCTATCTGACGGCCGCTCCGGGGATGGTTGATCTGTCGCAACCGGCAGACTGGCAACAACTCGCTGCACTGCCATGGATTTGCCCGGCATCGAGTACCTGTTGCGGGCGTGCTGCTGAGGCATTATTTGATAAGTATCAGATTCGCCCGGCAAAAATGATCAGTGTTGACCGTGAGGCGGTGACAAAAAATTTGATCGCAGGTGGCGTGGGGATTGGTCTGCTACATACAGATACGGTGAGGCAGGCACAGTTATCCGGTGAGATCGAAGTGATTTGCGAAGCACATAAAGCTGCCCGGGTGCTGTTTTTCACCCTGAAAAACCGGGCTGGTCATCCTTTATTGAAAGCCATGAATACCCTGCTGTGTGAAATGATAGCGCATCATTAACTCATAATGCTCAAAGAATCCGGGAATGACACCCGACCGCCAACGGTGAAACGGCGTTGTACCGGTGACGATCGGGGCAGATGGCCTGAGATCAGACCTTAAAGCGATTGACCTGACCAACCAGTGACCCGGCACTCTCTAAAGCTTGATCGACGGATTGTTTCATCTGGAAAGATAATGTTTTAGCCTCTTTTGACATCCCGGACATCTGTACCAGACTGGTATTAATTTCCTGAGCAACCTGACTTTGTTGATCGGTTGCACTGGCCGTTTGCAGTGTCAGATTCTGAATTTGATCAGAGGAGACTTTAATATCAATGAGGAGTGCTCTGGTGGCTTCATTCAGACTTTCTGTGGATGCGGCAATCTGAACACTTTCATTGATAGAGGTTACCGCTTCAGAGACTTCTCCCTGAAGTGTTTGTATCATCTTGCGGATATCTTCGGTTGACAGTTGTGTTTTACCGGCCAGCTGGCGTACTTCATCAGCCACGACGGCAAAGCCCCGGCCCTGTTCACCGGCACGGGCTGCTTCAATAGCAGCATTCAGTGCCAGCAGGTTGGTTTGTTCTGAGATATTCATAATGACATCCAGGACTGATGAGATGCCGTCTGAACTCTGGGATAACTTTTCAATGACCTGTGAGGCCTGCGTAATCTGGTCTGTCAGATCGTGCAGGCGGTCCGTTGCTGCCTGAATCGAACGCTCTCCTTCATCAGACAGATCTGACAACGCCGCCACATGACTCGCTGTATCAGCGGCGTTTCCGGCCACTTCTCTGGTGGTTGTACTCATTTCTTCGATGGCTGTGACCACGGTATCCAGTGCCGTATCATTTTGATCACTGAGCGTTGCTGACTGAGTTGCCGCCTGATGAATCGACGACATTTCATCCCGGATGGTGTCTGCACCCTGACGAATCTGTTGGATCATCCCGCCCAGCTTTTCGACAAAGCCATCCAGCTCGCGGCTGAGCTCCCCGGTTTCATCTGGTTTCGGGTTATTCATTCTGCGGGTGAGATCGCCATCACCCTGACTGATTTCATGTAAATCATGGGTGACTTTACGGATTGATTCTGAAATATTTTTTGGGGCAAACCATGCCAGAAACACACTGATGACCAGTACAAAAGCAGACAAAATCAGAACAATAAGCTTGAAGTTATCAATATGCGCGTGGATGACTTTTTCTTCAATCACAGCATATTTGTTGACCAGTTCTTCTGAACCATCATAGAGGGTCCGGAGTGTTAAGAATACATCTTTGTGTTCGCGGGTAAAACGACGTTTTGCACTGGCATGATCATGATGCTCAACTGCGTTTATCACGGCGTTAAATTCACGTTGCCAGTCTTGATATCTTTGCTCAAAAGGAGAGACATACCGGACGATTTCTGCGACATCCCGGGTTTGAGTGATAAAGGCTTCCATTCTGTCTTTGGCTTGTCTGGCATTGGATAATACCGTTTGTTTTAATTCGTCTTGCTGTGCGGGTGGCAGTGAATCAGAAAAAGCTAAGGTGGAAAGGGCCAGTGCTGACTGATAGAGATCACGATCGGCATTTTGAATCAGCGTGGCTGATTCCTGATATTTGCCGGTATTATCCTGAATATAAATCACCAGATTATAGGCTAAGACAACAACAGCTAGAAAAACAGCAGTCAATAATGAAAAACTAAAAGTATATCTGGAACGTATTGTCTGCATCAGTGGCATGTATTTTTTTCTCCCGAAATGTAATCAACTTGTGGCGATGGTGTTAAATCTCATGATTTGGAATGAAATCGGATGTATGAGATAAAGGATGAATATAATGATTTTTATTATTTAATTATCACCATCTATAATGGAGGCTAATAAGTAAATTATATTATGTTAATTGTCAATTATTGAAATACCATTTCAAATATAATTGATGCCGTAAGAATCAGTGCAAGACAATGTCGGGATCAATATCAATGGGGAAAGTATGGCCAAAGTTACTGCTATTGATTTTACCTTTAATTTTCTGGAGGTGGAGTTATTCGGAATCCGGATTATGGTGGGCTGAAAGCTGGTCGTCTGTACCGGGGGTAATGGCTTCCCTTTACCTCCTTTATTGTGGCGTGTTCATCTATTGCCGCCTGTTTTTTTTCGCATCTGTGGCTTTGATTATATGTCTGCTTTTTTCTATCAGAATTTTGCCTGATATACGGACTCAGGCCCAGGCGTGTGGTAAGACGTTTAAAATTCTCCAGTACAATATTTTGTTTGAAAACAAGAAAATTGATAATTTGATTCAGTTTGTCAAAAAAGAACGGCCGGATTTAATTGTTTTGCAGGAAATGACGCCCCGTCACGGTGCTGCTCTGCAAGGACTCCATGAATTATATCCTTATCGCTATGGTGGTCAGCCCAAGGTCGGTTATCCGTCGAATCAGTTTATATTAAGCCGGCAACCATTATATGGTATGTCTGTGTTCCGCACCGATGATGACCAGAGTCTGATTCGGGGATTCTGGCAACCGACGCCAGATGTGGATATCGCTTTATTTACCGCGCATCCGCCCTCGCCACGGGGTCAGCAGCTTTGGCACCGGAGAAATCTGATGTTTCAGACGGTGACATTTTTGACCGGATTCGTGCCGGTTGAGAATACGCTGGTGATCGGTGATTTTAACTTATCCTCAGATTCAGCACGGTATCAGCAGCTTTTTCCGGGGTTTTCTTCCCTGCCGGTGTCATCCTGGCCGGCCATCTCATTTTTTCCTGCGGTGGGAATCGATCACTTGTGGATACGGGGAAGTGCCCGGCTCTGCGCCCGTGAAGCGGTGACACAGGTGGAGGGTTCTGATCACTGGCCGGTGCTGACTCATCTGGGTATATGATGGTGTTTAGGGTGATTTGTGGTTAGGACGATTTGTATTTAGGGTGATTTGTGTTTAGGACAAATTGCGTTTAGGACAATCAGCACATAAGCTGCCTTGTTCTGTTTTAAACACCAGACAACAGCTTCGGCGGATAAAGCGGGTTGTGCCTGAATCGCCCGGACGAAGCGTACTGAGGGCCGATGAGGGAAGTTGCATCGCTTCGGTCCATAACCCAGCCTGATGTAAAATTTTCTGATGATGCCAGCGGGGATCAATGTGTTGTAGTTTCATCAGGCAGCCAAATAACGCATCGGTAAATAGCTGGTTTGTCATTCCCGGCCGGCAACGATACAGAGTATCAAGTTGTGTCTGGTAGTGATTCAGTAATGGTTGAAGCTGGTTTGCTGCCCGCTCAATCAGCATCTCAATTTCTCCGCGCTCAAACTGTGATGATGAAAGAAAAAAACCAGCCACGGAACCATGATGATACCGTTGCCTGAAGCCGGTGAAGTCGGGGAGTTGCTGCATGCCGTAAATGGCTGTCATGACAATATATAAAGGTTGCCATGTCAGTAAGGTCCAGCAGCGAATCAGCCAATAGCCATGTCCTGCCTCCGGACTGCTGTTTTTGACTGCCTGATAAAGGTTTTGCAGCACGGGTAAGTCTTCTGTCGTTCCTGACAAAATATATTCATCCGGCCGGGGACGGGGGGATGGTGTTAATTCGCCCTTTAAATAAGGCGTGATGGATTGACAGAGTTGATTCAGCGTTT carries:
- a CDS encoding endonuclease/exonuclease/phosphatase family protein, producing MASLYLLYCGVFIYCRLFFFASVALIICLLFSIRILPDIRTQAQACGKTFKILQYNILFENKKIDNLIQFVKKERPDLIVLQEMTPRHGAALQGLHELYPYRYGGQPKVGYPSNQFILSRQPLYGMSVFRTDDDQSLIRGFWQPTPDVDIALFTAHPPSPRGQQLWHRRNLMFQTVTFLTGFVPVENTLVIGDFNLSSDSARYQQLFPGFSSLPVSSWPAISFFPAVGIDHLWIRGSARLCAREAVTQVEGSDHWPVLTHLGI
- a CDS encoding CARDB domain-containing protein, encoding MKLKKLVSGFICFTGLFAVPALASISVNNVSVDKRVDYPSESTFNIEFGLFGSEIFVPPSAVGLYLTQDDGKSVISLGSAAAKINCGKSGLGTTLCKPQSGTRKFTADVNMLSAQNKNVLGHTCTPLEFKVLAKYSISSSLSSGVVKIGPSNPVDWLVSSGSLVPNKVSVGDKMKLKVTVSTGCSQTSGSAPKLALYMTDKNYNGLYYYGQFAGQLPNQASYTFTVPVPQLADGTYYMVMIVDPDGIVDELNEKNNAVGFKFTVSSSTSLSKEKATASEVVNLEDNASFSENFVEPQLPVTPALKVIDPDALETESLTEQE
- a CDS encoding methyl-accepting chemotaxis protein, whose translation is MPLMQTIRSRYTFSFSLLTAVFLAVVVLAYNLVIYIQDNTGKYQESATLIQNADRDLYQSALALSTLAFSDSLPPAQQDELKQTVLSNARQAKDRMEAFITQTRDVAEIVRYVSPFEQRYQDWQREFNAVINAVEHHDHASAKRRFTREHKDVFLTLRTLYDGSEELVNKYAVIEEKVIHAHIDNFKLIVLILSAFVLVISVFLAWFAPKNISESIRKVTHDLHEISQGDGDLTRRMNNPKPDETGELSRELDGFVEKLGGMIQQIRQGADTIRDEMSSIHQAATQSATLSDQNDTALDTVVTAIEEMSTTTREVAGNAADTASHVAALSDLSDEGERSIQAATDRLHDLTDQITQASQVIEKLSQSSDGISSVLDVIMNISEQTNLLALNAAIEAARAGEQGRGFAVVADEVRQLAGKTQLSTEDIRKMIQTLQGEVSEAVTSINESVQIAASTESLNEATRALLIDIKVSSDQIQNLTLQTASATDQQSQVAQEINTSLVQMSGMSKEAKTLSFQMKQSVDQALESAGSLVGQVNRFKV
- a CDS encoding LysR family transcriptional regulator, with translation MEIHQLKTFLAVAREGSITRASDQLCLSQPAVSAHIKAIEETLGLTLFDRTPQGMCLTSDGRMILPQVEMTLNAHREIFEQATRIKGQLSGNFRLGIGCQTAPEMLGELLTRLADRHPDITVSLTHSSSADVIQAVRNETLDAGFYSEAGESDPVFDTTEVERFGIYLTAAPGMVDLSQPADWQQLAALPWICPASSTCCGRAAEALFDKYQIRPAKMISVDREAVTKNLIAGGVGIGLLHTDTVRQAQLSGEIEVICEAHKAARVLFFTLKNRAGHPLLKAMNTLLCEMIAHH
- a CDS encoding siderophore ferric iron reductase; its protein translation is MQSTQSQPFETLNQLCQSITPYLKGELTPSPRPRPDEYILSGTTEDLPVLQNLYQAVKNSSPEAGHGYWLIRCWTLLTWQPLYIVMTAIYGMQQLPDFTGFRQRYHHGSVAGFFLSSSQFERGEIEMLIERAANQLQPLLNHYQTQLDTLYRCRPGMTNQLFTDALFGCLMKLQHIDPRWHHQKILHQAGLWTEAMQLPSSALSTLRPGDSGTTRFIRRSCCLVFKTEQGSLCADCPKRNLS
- a CDS encoding SLC13 family permease; translated protein: MSLSSSLKPGLTRWFTRKLSGHPGVQVLLLCGLTALGGFFLAQFIPAPMAWAAGLTLFCLVCWGTGLVPEYWPVLVFFLIAIVFHVATPAVVLSGFTSSVFWLFFGGMILGASIRYTGLDKRAAALISRVIGRSYAGMIAMTVVCGFLLAFIIPSAMGRVVLLLPIVTGLAEHLGYSRGRNGWLGFLLAAFFGTILPGFTILPANAPNMVLAGTTETLYHYHLSYWDYLRINLPVLGILKSAVLIALILWMFPDKAPVFSSLKQTPQQPLSSPEKKLIVIISLCLLGWLSDSLHHVSPGWIALAAAVICLMPGTALTSPRCLSEEVNYGSLFFIAGVLGLGAVISASGLGHALVEKLSDLIGFSPDHDLYNLGALTGVSTLIAFVASPPGVPIVMTPVAEGFSGMTGLSLTAVLMTQVMAFSNIFLPYQSPPMLSAVQMAKIPLGAASKLCFTLFAVTLFILIPLNLVWWHVSGVIH